One Desulfobulbus oligotrophicus DNA segment encodes these proteins:
- the queD gene encoding 6-carboxytetrahydropterin synthase QueD, which yields MDIFIQTHFSGGHHLRAYPGNCENPHGHNWHVKVTVRAAQLDKLGMGIDFRQLKKAVNAVVDELDHRDLNELPAFQAVNPSSEHIAMYLFQRLQEPLQSERYRLYSVEVRETESTGVIYYGD from the coding sequence ATGGATATTTTTATTCAAACCCACTTTTCCGGAGGTCATCATCTTCGGGCCTACCCGGGGAACTGTGAAAATCCCCATGGCCATAACTGGCATGTCAAGGTGACGGTACGTGCTGCACAGCTGGATAAACTCGGCATGGGTATTGATTTCAGGCAGTTGAAAAAGGCGGTCAATGCAGTGGTGGACGAGCTCGACCATCGCGATCTGAACGAACTTCCCGCCTTTCAGGCAGTCAATCCCTCTTCAGAGCACATTGCCATGTATCTTTTTCAGCGTCTGCAGGAACCGTTGCAGAGTGAACGGTATCGGCTGTACAGTGTTGAAGTACGGGAGACCGAATCCACAGGAGTTATCTACTACGGTGACTGA